The Scatophagus argus isolate fScaArg1 chromosome 12, fScaArg1.pri, whole genome shotgun sequence genome includes the window TGGTCTCAGGTGGGCTCCAATTAAGAATTTCTCTCACCCTCAAAGTCCACCAGACCGTCTCCGTTTAGGTCGACGTCTCGGAGGATCTCGTTGATCTCTCTGTTGGTCACTTGTTCTCCCATCAGCTTCTTCATGGCCTCACGCAGCTCAGTTAGACTGATCTGACCATCGCCATTCGAGTCGAACTGGACAAACGCACACAGAGACATTTTGAGAGACAATtggacattttaggaaatacacTACATCATACTTTCGAGGCAgccactgtgtttttatttatagtaCCACTGGACGGCACCAAAGTATGACATTTTCAAATCCTTCACGTTGTGCCAtcgttctctctttctttccagaTGTCACAACAATGTCCCATCCAGTCATATAAGTGGTTTATCAGCCAGTAATAATTCAGGGACACGCAAGTGTAGTTAACAAAATTAGCGCTCCCAGTGAGTTATTCCATTGACGATACTAGGAAATGTGGAATGCAACCATTATTGTCTGTGGTACAAAAGGTTGAAGGTACCCAATTAGAGCACAACTCTGAATGACTGGAAAAAAACCTCAGCTCAGGTGTTGCGTCTTTACTTGTACCATGCTGAAGGCCTGCTAAGATAGAAACTGGACAGTTCAATAAATAAAGGCATTTTATCAGAAACTTCACACACTGATAATTCTTTCTTGCTTTAAGTACCAAGCTTTAAGTACCAATATGTACACCCCGACCTCTTTGAATGCATCTCGTAGTTCTTTGACTCCAATCATGTCTGCTGTCTCGGCCAGCATTTTGGGTCCCATCAGCTCCACAAAGTCCTCAAAGTCCACTTTACCTCCACCTACAACGTACAAAAAAGTGTCACGACAGGCTAACCATCAGCTTGTCGCCTCTGATGTTCACACATCTCCGTTAAATGACAAATAAtctaattattatcattaatcaACTGCAGTAACAGTCAGCGCAAGCTATTTGGTCTTAGCATGCATGTATTTTCAAGACGTATTGGCTTCCAACTAGACAGCTCTCattctgttcttctcttttttcagtttttaattttgtattgtgGAGCATATCGACAAACCAGGAGATGTTGCAGTTATGTGGTTCACTCAGATGTGCCAGAATGTTATTTGCTTGATATAAGTCTGAACTGACAACTCGTTAACACTTCATTTCCGTCAGTCCACTCAGTGGGGTTGACGGGCTCAGAGGTCTGGATGCCTAGACTCTGTTTTTGTTCCACTCACAGATCTGCTGGCTCAGTTCAATGAGCTCCATCTCTGTTGGCATGTATCCCATGGTCCTCATACACTCCCCCAGGTCTTTATGACTGATGTAGCCTTTTTTGTTCCTGTCAAACTCCACAAAAGCTTCACGGAgctctgacagaaacacagaaagcacacGTTTTGATTTAAGTCACCTGTCATCATCAAGTTATTATGCTGTAAACGTACCAAAATCTCACCTTCAATCTCCTCCGGTCTCAGCTCTCTGTCCTGTTGCAGGAAGTAGAGACGCACACATTAGCTTCTCACTTCACACAGCACTAAACATCTCTCTCAAAGACAAATGCCTAAAATATTTAGAGCGCTTGTTTGGCATAATACAGACATATAAACACAGTCGGCTTTGTAGCAACATCATCGAAGACAACCACTGAACATGGaagaaatgacacacaaacacaaacatcaagtGAGCAGATAAAAATGAGAGGGGTGATTAATGGAGTCTGGCTTTGCATCAGTCAGCTGCAGCAATGCAATGAAACGTGATTTTGTTATTTGAAATGCCCATTTAAAGTGTCACAACTGActccatgtgtgtgttataGTTAGCAAACCCAGTGCATCTCGCAATGAAAAGCTGCATCTAAATCTAGAAGGATTAAATCGTATATCGCATTATGATATATATGACAATTAATGTACGGTAGCTCACAAAGGGTAACCACACTATCTGTTAGAGGTTGCCAGGCAAGACACATCTGGCGATTATGAGATTTGGGTGGTTTAGCTGGTACAGAGACCTTTAAACACATCTCCACTGTTCACACACGCATATCAGCACACATGTATCTGGCACATAAGCTCACTTAAGCTCAAATGCACATCCACCCATACAAAAGCACAAACTTGCATAACACAAGTTGTTTGGTGTGGAGGATGTCAGGCTaacaggcaagaaaaaaaaaaaaatatgtgacaaaTCCTCTgaggttttttattttatttcttcgGATGTCCTCAGCCTCGTTTTTCACACGACGGCCGCGTGCCTCAAGTTCAAACCAAATTACAGCATGAGACGACATGGGATGCAGTGAGAAAAtaagtgcagtgcagtgatttGCAATACTTGCAAAATCCTGTCACGCTCAGTAAGATCATTTAATGTGAGATTTTCTATACAgttgttaacattttttgtgtCCAGTTGGATAAACCTGGTATGAGCCCATAGTACACCCACTATTGCTTGCAGTGAAGCTGGAGCCTTAAGGGACCTTTACTGGATGCCGGGGGGGAGTGGCACACTGCCTGCTTTGAAATTCAGCCTTGACCTCCATATTCATCTTACGCCCCAGAGGAAGCTCCACAAAGCCTGTCAATAATTTCCATGGAACCGAACGACTGACCCCACTGAGCATGTGCACTGGCAGCAGATTTGATTGTCTGACCAGTCGTGCCAGTGATGGGATAGCACAGCTGGTGTGGTGGAGAGCAGGAAGGTCAGCCACGATGCGGGAATGATAATGAATCGACACGAGTGGAAAAAGTTGCACCGGGTGAGGGGGGGTCGTGTGAGGACACAGTGTGCAGTCTTTGTGTTCTGTTACATACGAGTGTCTGCGAAAAACCCTGTTTAAGGAAGATGCAGGCCGGGCCCACGATGTTGTGTAGCATGTTGCAGTTCTTAACCAGCGCACCAAAGGGACCGTTGAACAGCTTATCCTCCACCTGCTgatcctcctctccctccggCTGCAGACCCTGCTGGCCCACTGCCCTCACCTTCCCATCCACTACCCCCTTCAGAGGCAGACCAAGCTGTTATTCCACCACTCCAACTGTCAGCCATACATACACTGTCTGCATGATTGATTGAAACATAATCATATCTTTCAAGGAACAAGGCTAAGATCAACTGTTTCCAGTCATTAGATGGAATGTGGTTGTAAGCCCGGATTACATAAGCTGCTTATTATTTCAAGGCAATCCACTCACATCAGCTATTATCTCTACAGTGAAAAACCTTCTCGATCTCAACATCCTCTTTATGCGTCCACCCTGCTGCAGTCTCGACTGATAATTCTGCTGTCTGGTCTACAACCCTGTTGGGGTGAGATTTTTAACAGTATGACCTCGTTCTGATGTACTgccatcaaaaaagaaaatttatatGACGTGGTTTGAAACAACCAGTGCTGCAATTTCAGCAAATAACTTTCCACTTTTGCTGCATTTAGAAAAACCTACAGATATGCTAGAGGAAGCCATCACCGCCTTCAAGGAATATGTTCAGTCTGTGGATGTGGCAGTCTTCAATAAGATCTGAGTCATACTAACACAGGATACATAATAATAGAAATGAAGTAAAACCTACAATTACAGAGGTATCAATTAGTTAAGTCAAGTTGCAAAGAAAGCTCCAAAAACTAGCACGTAGTCGttatcagtgttttgttgcaTATATTTTTCCCATACGAAAGTTCAAAGTTGCTGAGATGTTCAATAACAGAACCAGTAAATTTTAACAGATGTAAAATTGTAAAAGCATCAATTAGCAAGTGCAAGAGAAAGCATCGAGCTCCGGCAAGCCTGTCTAATAAAGATAGAGACAAGGGCTCTTACCTTCTTCACTTTCATAGATGGTTTGGTGCAGTTACCCATTACCCAGCCTCCCCTGGTTGACAAGCAATCTGACCACCTGTTCTCCTCCAAATCCTTccttcctctcgctctctctcaatAGCTTCTTTCTgatcttatttttctgttttctttccccacctctccctcccctgtttcctctgccctcctctcttTGGACGTCTCAGTGGTCCAGCTCAGACTGGAGATCTGAAGGTAGAGAAAACCTCTCTGAGTGTCCCATGCTGGTTATCAGTCAGTCACATCTGATACACGCAGAATTAAAAACCAGCTCTAATCCATGCATGAGCAATCCTGAATGACTCCACCCATTTCTATATGATCCAAAGTCAAGCGATCTCACCAAACAAcgaagtgcaaaaacaaaactgaactcTCTACAGACAGCAGCTCGCTCTTTTCAACTGCATCATCACTGTCTCGTCTTCACGCTGATCAGCCCTTTTAAaccaacccccaccccctctttGAGATGCtcgtcctctctctcctccctctctctcacacacacactctcctgtcCACATGTTGCTCCAGCATTCAAATGAGTTCAGTACGAAGAGTTTTAGAGGGGAGAATTAGGAAGACATAAACAGACAGGAATTAATCCCTTGCATTTGGGATTAAAGAAGAAGACTTTGATGATGAAACGCGAAAAGGATACAGtgaaaagatggaaaacagaaatacgaggaaacaaatataaaatagaaaacattttcttccttctttcttctctgaatAAGAAATGTAGTTCTAACATCAACTGCTCAATCGTCATATTGTTGTCAAaggaaaatctttatttatttattttttgcacagaATTTGAATGGGAAAAAGTTGGATTGAAACCCATCTATTGTTTAGACGTCCAGTTTGCGACTCAACTGTCTGTCAAAGtcattgctgtttgtttttggcaccgaacagcagacagacacagttagtgTCAGTTATTATGTTAAACATTTGGAACTACATGTGGAGATTTTATGCATAAAATTTACTTCctggtgtgtgtctctttctctctctttcacacacacacacacacacacacacaagctgtctCCATATGGACGCACGGTACTAAGCATCATGGCAAATCAGCTTCTGCAGAGTCTTAGCGACAGATGCTTTGTACAAGCTTAACTGACCATTTAGTATTGCACTCATGACCTTGTGGCCttaaattttgtcataattttaGAAAAATTGAAAACCAGTTTTAGGATAGAAGAGGGTTCAGTAAGAGCTCAAACCACATCAGTGTTTGAGCCACCGCATCCTGCCATGTGTGGCATGAGAtgactctgacacacactgtgtggTAAGCTGTCATGTGCTTGAGCTCACAACTCACTCGTCACACTTTTTCGTTAATTTTAAAGTTGAGCATGATTTGAACTGTGAACATTCATAGAATGTGAACATAGAAACTGAGAAAGACGGGGAAGGTCTCACCTTTTAAGTTAAAAGGATCCATTCAGACATCTGCAATACAAATGATTAATACATGCAAAttacttcacattttttaaattacattatcTCATTGGGGCCTCTTTTGCCACCATACAATAGAACCTGACTGCAGCATTACTGACCTACTGCTTGACTTTATGAACAAATTCCAAATATTCTGTGGTGGATGGAAACTTGCAtaaacttgtgttttcttttgctgctcATAAACCTTGTTGGATTGTAACGTGAAAGCACCCTCAGAGGATCAAACATAACGTtgaagtgtttttcagtttggtcAAGTGTTGCAGTAGTCAGCAGGCACCACTAGAGGGCACTTTAGGACAGGTCTGATACAGTTACAGTTATCAGTTTTATctggcagctgctgcagtgaagacTCCAGACGGTATTTTTAGCTGGACTTCTGGGCAGATTTAGCCTTTGCTGAATGATTTACAGCTTAAGAGCGACCACTGTAAATTAAATCTTTATCCTGAGTAACTTTAAGTAGAAACAGATTGTTTGGACTCGTTTggactgtctgtgtgtatagTAAGACTACAGTAGGCCTATATTTAAAACCAATGCCTCCACAAAAGTCTGATCGTGAAAATTTGACTGTAAGTCAAAGTTGGTTTCAAAATTCACGTTTTCACATGTCAGCTGtaagtctgtgtatgtgtgatcattcatttattctgaaACAGAGTTCGTGTCTTACGTAACAGAAGTCCCCACgtctgaatttaaaatgtgacaacttAAGTTTAAAGTAACACGTAAGGTCAGACCAAAACCATCACAAGATCTACACTTGTGTTTCTCAAGattgcatttcagttttttgagTGGAGCCAAATGTTTTCAAAGCTCGATCGTCTTTGTGGACTAATTAACTCATTTACGTGTTGCTTTTTCATAACTGGTGGATGCTCCCCGCAAAGTGTAATGCAAAGCCAAAATCTTTTCACCTCTGAACCAGTTTTAGCCCAACTGCAACTCCTGCATCAACCAACCAATCAATCAAGCTAATTACATCAACTAAAATGCCCCCTGTTAACAACCCACAACATCTCTCTTAGTATGGATCCAAAtgctgaaaatactgaaaaatcaACTCTATGCAAGACAATATAACTTCATTAATAGAATGAACTTCATGACCCTCCCGTAAGtctttgttttcagcaaaaacgACACCAGGAGATGCATGAATAACCTGAGGCCCATCCAATACCATTAAGCCTGATTAATTACCAGGCTGATTCTCCTTTACTGAAGGTTTCAGTTAATCACACAGATGAGATGCTGttggccactgtgtgtgtgtgtgtgtatgtgtgtgtttccttgcatgcacacacacacacacacacacacacacacacacacatgccggGGCTTTATGTTACAGGGTTTCTGTTTTGATTACTTTTCAATTGCTTGCATTGAAAGTCTTTCAAACCAGCAGGTATTTTTTGCACTTGTGACAGTAATCACgcattgtgtttctgtgtgtgtgtgtgtgtgtgagagagagagatacagagcaGTGTAATGACACtctgttcttttgttctgtgccctgtgtttgtgtgtgtgtgtgtgtgtgtgtgtgtgcaagagagagagagagagagagagagagagcacgaAACCCAGTGTACGTATCATGTACCCATCTGGTGTCAAATGTAGATCAGCTGGTGTCCAGTAACAAGAGCTGTCAATCAGAAAAACTAGAGGAGACAATACAGACGAAGTGtggaaggatggaaggatggaaggaggcagagaaatgacagagaaatgaCTTGCACCAATAcatattatgttattattattattattccccATAATGCTTATCGGTCAGGGTCTGAaggggactggagcctatcccagctgactacaggcaagaggcagGGGTCACCCCGGACTGGAcgtcagtcaatcacagggccgacacacaaagacagacaagcacaacacaagcacacacagacaaaagtttACCATTCAATAGTCCAGGACTGTACTTTCTATCAAGCCAGTCAGACATTGATCACAGAGGCTGGGTAGGAATAACCCTTGTCAATGTTCAGACCCTGTGACAAGGCCAAAATTACAGACCCGTCAGTGTGCTCCCAACTTGGTTATGATGTAGTGTGTGCAAATGAGTTGGTTTAATAAAATATCATTTTGAAGAAATTGATTAGGATGAGTTTTATCAAGCCTCTTCAAGCTCCATCTGTTTGATTTCAGTTCAGTATGCGGGGGCTGGTGGTCTCTGGGAACACCACATGCTCACCATCACTGACTTGTCTGTAGCATGCAAGTTTCCTCCCATAACACACCAGTTGCCAAAGTGAGGTTGAGGGCCCCCAAGGAACCGCATAGTAAAAcgaggaaaaataaatgttctttcCCACTCACTCAGCCATTCTCTTGCATGAGCAGTGACATCAggtactgttttctttttatattgATTTCCTGTTTGGAACCTCACATTCTTCACCAGCTCCCCTTCAGAGATTGCTGACGTCATCAGGTGGGCTCGTTCATCAcgccaggggaaaaaaaaaaaaaaaacagtccagaGTGACTCACGGGCCATGCTGAGGTCCGCGACAGGAAGTGAGTGGAGCTTTAACTTCAGtgtaatctcacacacacactcacacacacacagtccacttTCTCACACACCATGATCCCACATGTCTGACCCCAGGGTGACAGATGCTGTAACGGTGGAGCCTGCCATGCCGTGTCGTGTGTCGCTGCTTATCATGTGATGTGATACAGAGTTGACGCTGCACAGATAGGGTGTTCTCTGGCTGACTATGACCGTATCTGTTACGGATTATAACGTTTCCCAAAGTAAAGGAGTTTAAATCCTCTCAAACACACGCTATCTCCGTCCTTAGCTTTAGCCCTTGTGCTTTGTGGCTCCTGCCATTTCCAGAAGGATTTGGGTTTAAACAAAgctgtgtttccactgcatGAACCTTCCCCAGGCACAAGGAACCTTTCGAGGGACCAGGGTCTAAATTAAGTTCTGTGGACACCAGTTTGGCCCTCAAAAAGTCCTTGCTTGGTGGTAGTACTTTCCAAAAGTACATAAACAATGAGAGCGGTGGGGCTTGTGGAACAGTACTTTTCTGATTGGTCTagtattcaaaatattttatgtcaCATATGGGGTTATAGGAGGCCAGAACTTACTGTGCgtaaatgtaaaaacagcttTTACCATATGTCAGTGGACTGACTTCCTTATCTTCACGGGTCgctgtggaaacaaacaaacaatgggCTCAAGGAAACTTTTAACTTCTTGAAAAGTAGTTCCTGGGACTAACAGTTGCAGGTACTTTGGGTGGAAATACAGCTGGCTAAATGGTTGCCATTTGTGTCTCAGCGCTGAACACAGCTTTGTGCATTTCTGCCATGTAagatcaaagaaaacaacagaaaagaaaacaaaataaaccctGGAGTACAGCGAGGCATTAAAAGTGAATTGGAGGCTTAGGGTTTCAACTGAGCCCTTGGCGAGGCATTCAATAACCTGGAGAACTTGATGCAACAGCACATgagacaagaacacacacacacacacacacacatgtgttgTTCATacttcacacgcacacacacacacacacacgtacatgcacTCAGGAGTctaacacactgcagcagatgCCTCCTACCTGCCCAAACACAGAGGCCACTATGGGCAGCAGGTTGACTGGCTccactttctccctctctcgccTCTGCCGTCCCTCCATCATCTCCTCCAGCGTCTCCTCTAGCGTCTCTCCGTCCTCAGTGTCCAACACCAGCGCCTGACGGGATTTCGGAAGGCGATGAGGCTGAGGCGTAGCAGTCTGAATGTCTTCAGCACCTCCTCCCTGTACACCACTTCgctttttctgcttctccagCTTCTTTTTGATGGCGGCCTGCACCTGAAGGAGCCGGGGAAGCgggggaggagtggaggagcTGAATTCAGACTAGTGAAACCTGCgttcaaactcacacacatcatgGTAGCGCTAagactgcacacaaacacacacacacacctgatgttctgacatattttatcttttattgtgaagtagTTTGCTACAGCTGATCTAGGAGCTTTGCATAATAAAACCTTTAAGCTCTTTACACTTTTTTAGCCTAAGATAtagatttttttcagtcattaaaGAAGCACTTGTCTGTTCATCTGAAAACTTCTGAAAACACTTATTTTGTAGCAGTTACATCTTACCATATATTGGAGTTGACTATCATCACAAATTcttgcaaaatgaaatgagagaaactgcagctttgtgtgaatGCAGCCGCATGTGTGCGCACACAAAATCATCCAGATGTGTTTCTAAAGAGAACACAGCTtgagaaaatcacacacaaaatgacattaGACAGAAATTGTACATATAGACACACCTGTTTTGCACTCCTCTCCTGTGGCGCGCTCATCGCTCCAGCACCGCCTCCTCCGGCGTTCGTCTCTCGAATGATCATGAACATCACGGCGtcacaggctcacacacacacatacacacacacacactatctctCTCACTCGCTTGCCCTCCCCCGCCCACACCCTCTCTTTTGCTTCTTCTGtgctcttctctcttctcttgattgtttttattttatatgttaaaATTTCCTACAAAGTCActtatatctatctatctatctatctatctgtctatctatctgtctgtctatctatctgtctgtctatctagatatatatatatatatataaatatatgcccctaaaaaggtttaaaaattCAGTTCT containing:
- the LOC124068323 gene encoding calcium-binding protein 2-like, which produces MFMIIRETNAGGGGAGAMSAPQERSAKQVSSTPPPLPRLLQVQAAIKKKLEKQKKRSGVQGGGAEDIQTATPQPHRLPKSRQALVLDTEDGETLEETLEEMMEGRQRREREKVEPVNLLPIVASVFGQDRELRPEEIEELREAFVEFDRNKKGYISHKDLGECMRTMGYMPTEMELIELSQQICGGKVDFEDFVELMGPKMLAETADMIGVKELRDAFKEFDSNGDGQISLTELREAMKKLMGEQVTNREINEILRDVDLNGDGLVDFEEFVRMMSR